In a genomic window of Streptomyces koelreuteriae:
- a CDS encoding phosphatase PAP2 family protein, producing the protein MGDTTVTKPEGRESALPQPVTAESGPGSPRRPRTPRRPRFWFEILLIAVSYWTYSLIRNAVPEQKTEALRNADWIWKAEHHLGIAVEESVNHAVNTVTWLIIGMNYYYATLHFVVTLGVLVWLFRWHPGRYAATRLVLFATTAVALVGYYLYPLAPPRLMNGGNFIDTVMVHQTWGSMASGDLKHMSNQYAAMPSMHIGWSLWCGLTIFALASVPWARVLGLLYPALTLVVIVATANHFWLDAVGGLLCLAFGFTVARLWYGTQPYALPRLVPARP; encoded by the coding sequence ATGGGTGACACGACCGTGACGAAGCCGGAAGGCCGGGAATCGGCCCTTCCGCAGCCCGTTACGGCCGAGAGCGGCCCGGGTTCACCGCGCCGGCCGCGCACCCCGCGCCGGCCCCGGTTCTGGTTCGAGATCCTGCTGATCGCGGTGAGTTACTGGACGTACTCGCTGATCCGCAACGCCGTGCCCGAGCAGAAGACCGAGGCGCTGCGCAACGCCGACTGGATCTGGAAGGCCGAGCACCATCTGGGCATCGCCGTGGAGGAGTCGGTCAATCACGCCGTGAACACGGTGACTTGGCTGATCATCGGCATGAACTACTACTACGCGACGCTCCACTTCGTGGTGACGCTGGGTGTGCTCGTGTGGCTGTTCCGTTGGCATCCCGGCCGGTACGCGGCGACCCGGCTGGTGCTCTTCGCGACCACCGCCGTCGCCCTGGTCGGCTACTACCTGTATCCGCTGGCGCCCCCGCGGCTGATGAACGGCGGCAATTTCATCGACACCGTCATGGTCCACCAGACCTGGGGTTCGATGGCCTCCGGCGACCTGAAGCACATGTCCAACCAGTACGCCGCGATGCCGTCGATGCACATCGGCTGGTCCCTGTGGTGCGGCCTGACGATCTTCGCCCTGGCGTCGGTCCCCTGGGCGCGGGTGCTGGGCCTGCTGTACCCGGCGCTGACCCTGGTCGTCATCGTCGCCACCGCGAACCACTTCTGGCTGGACGCGGTGGGCGGCCTGCTCTGCCTGGCCTTCGGCTTCACGGTGGCACGGCTCTGGTACGGCACCCAGCCGTACGCGCTGCCGCGCCTGGTACCGGCGAGACCCTGA
- a CDS encoding pyridoxamine 5'-phosphate oxidase family protein: MTTMHPKTRLDRRYSDATATATDWREAEARLTAAELFWITTVRPDGRPHVTPLPAIWSEGALHFCTGPEERKARNLAENPHVVLTTGTPTWDQGYDLVVEGEARRVTDDARLRELAAGWEAKYGSFWHFEVREGYFHHGAGHAAVYAVAPRTVFGFGKGEPFSQTRWRFA, translated from the coding sequence ATGACCACCATGCACCCCAAGACCCGCCTGGACCGCCGCTACAGCGACGCGACGGCCACCGCGACCGACTGGCGGGAGGCCGAAGCGCGGCTCACGGCGGCGGAGCTGTTCTGGATCACGACGGTACGACCGGACGGGCGCCCGCACGTCACCCCGCTGCCCGCGATCTGGTCGGAGGGCGCCCTGCACTTCTGCACGGGCCCGGAGGAACGCAAGGCGAGGAATCTCGCGGAGAATCCGCACGTCGTGCTCACCACCGGCACGCCCACCTGGGACCAGGGTTACGACCTGGTGGTGGAGGGCGAGGCGAGGCGCGTCACCGACGACGCCCGGCTACGCGAACTGGCCGCCGGGTGGGAGGCGAAGTACGGCAGCTTCTGGCACTTCGAGGTACGGGAGGGCTATTTCCACCACGGCGCCGGGCATGCCGCCGTCTACGCGGTGGCGCCCCGGACGGTTTTCGGCTTCGGTAAGGGGGAGCCGTTCAGCCAGACGAGGTGGCGGTTCGCCTGA
- a CDS encoding VOC family protein translates to MDFTLEVIPLPVTDIDRARDFYRDKVGFHVDIDQEVMPGMRIIQLTPPGSGCSIALGESIWEMTPGPTPTPGSYQGLQLCVADIKAAHAELVERGLDISEPVQYAPDDGATFMHFTDPDGNGWAIQEYRRRATEPLHQLLADLKRQGA, encoded by the coding sequence ATGGACTTCACGCTCGAAGTGATCCCGCTGCCCGTCACCGACATCGACCGCGCCCGGGACTTCTACCGGGACAAGGTCGGCTTCCATGTCGACATCGACCAGGAGGTCATGCCCGGGATGCGGATCATCCAGCTGACCCCTCCGGGCTCCGGCTGCTCGATCGCCCTCGGCGAGTCCATCTGGGAGATGACCCCGGGCCCCACCCCGACCCCCGGCTCGTACCAGGGCCTGCAACTGTGCGTCGCCGACATCAAGGCCGCCCACGCGGAGCTCGTCGAACGCGGCCTCGACATCTCGGAGCCGGTCCAGTACGCACCGGACGACGGCGCCACGTTCATGCACTTCACGGACCCGGACGGCAACGGCTGGGCGATCCAGGAGTACCGCCGCCGGGCGACGGAACCGCTGCATCAGCTGCTGGCGGACCTCAAGCGACAGGGGGCGTGA
- a CDS encoding LacI family DNA-binding transcriptional regulator, whose translation MTTRLADIAAQAGVSEATVSRVLNGKPGVAATTRQSVLAALDVLGYERPVRLRQRSEGLVGLITPELENPIFPALAQVIGQALTRQGYTPVLATQTPGGSTEDELTEMLVDRGVAGIIYVSGLHADTTADMQRYDRLRAQGVPYVLVDGFSPKVQAPFISPDDRAAMSLAVTHLVSLGHQRIGLALGPKRFVPVQRKIEGFVRTMQDQLGLGAEAVESELVQHSLYTLEGGQAATTALIERNCTAVVCASDMMALGAIRAARQLGLDVPKDISVVGFDDSPLIAFTDPPLTTIRKPVPAMGQAAVRTLLEEIGGTPAPHSEFVFMPELVVRGSTASAPGDRTRS comes from the coding sequence GTGACCACACGGCTTGCCGACATCGCCGCCCAGGCGGGGGTGAGCGAAGCGACCGTCAGCCGCGTCCTCAACGGGAAGCCGGGCGTCGCCGCCACCACCCGCCAGTCCGTCCTGGCCGCCCTCGACGTACTGGGCTACGAACGCCCGGTGCGGCTGCGCCAGCGCAGCGAGGGCCTGGTGGGACTGATCACCCCCGAGCTGGAGAACCCGATCTTCCCGGCCCTGGCCCAGGTCATCGGCCAGGCGCTGACGAGGCAGGGCTACACGCCCGTCCTCGCCACCCAGACGCCGGGCGGCTCGACGGAGGACGAGCTCACGGAGATGCTCGTCGACCGCGGGGTCGCCGGCATCATCTACGTCTCCGGGCTGCACGCGGACACCACCGCCGACATGCAGCGCTACGACCGGCTGCGCGCGCAGGGCGTGCCGTACGTGCTGGTCGACGGCTTCTCGCCGAAGGTGCAGGCGCCGTTCATCTCCCCCGACGACCGTGCCGCGATGAGCCTCGCGGTCACGCACCTGGTGTCCCTGGGGCACCAGCGGATCGGGCTGGCGCTGGGGCCGAAGCGGTTCGTGCCGGTGCAGCGCAAGATCGAGGGGTTCGTGCGCACGATGCAGGACCAGTTGGGGCTGGGCGCCGAGGCCGTCGAGTCGGAGCTGGTCCAGCACTCCCTGTACACGCTGGAGGGCGGGCAGGCCGCGACGACGGCGCTGATCGAGCGGAACTGCACGGCCGTGGTGTGCGCGAGCGACATGATGGCGCTGGGCGCGATCAGGGCGGCGCGGCAGCTGGGCCTGGACGTGCCGAAGGACATCTCGGTGGTCGGCTTCGACGACTCCCCGCTGATCGCCTTCACCGACCCGCCGCTGACCACGATCCGCAAGCCGGTCCCGGCGATGGGCCAGGCCGCCGTCCGCACGCTGCTGGAGGAGATCGGCGGGACTCCGGCCCCCCACAGCGAGTTCGTGTTCATGCCGGAACTGGTGGTGCGCGGTTCAACCGCTTCGGCACCCGGGGATCGCACTCGCTCCTGA
- a CDS encoding bifunctional [glutamine synthetase] adenylyltransferase/[glutamine synthetase]-adenylyl-L-tyrosine phosphorylase encodes MTAAPGRRSSTFTRLLRHGFTDATAAERLLDSAELVLLRDDPVLLEALGGTADPDLALLGLVRLLEAQPNPGARRELLDTLIAAKPLRDRLLGVLGASTALADHLTRHPGDWQALVMYEAYDLHPGVEEFEAGLAEADDPVSLRVAYRRCLLSIAARDVCGTTGVAESAAELADLATATLRAALGIAEAAAPEDAALCRLAVVAMGKCGGHELNYVSDVDVIFVGEAIEGADETKAVRAATRLASHMMRICSETTVEGSIWPVDANLRPEGRNGPLVRTLSSHLAYYQRWAKTWEFQALLKARPVAGDLDLGEEYVAAVQPLVWKAAERENFVPDVQKMRRRVVENIPLAEVDRQLKLGPGGLRDVEFAVQLLQLVHGRTDTSLRSGTTLDALKALAAGGYVGRADAAKLDEAYRFLRSMEHRIQLFRLRRTHLVPEEEAELRRIGRSLGLRADPVADLHREWRRHATVVRRLHEKLFYRPLLDAVAQLAPGEARLRPEAARERMVALGYADPASALRHLEALASGVTRKAAIQRTLLPVLLGWFADSADPDAGLLNFRKVSDALGKTPWYLRLLRDEGAAAQNLARVLSAGRLAPDLLMRAPEAVALLGDGDGGGLEPRSRTHLEQEILAAVKRADGSAQAVTAARGVRRRELFRTAAVDIVGSYGTEEQPAEADQGALVDRVGGAVSDLTAATLAGTLRAVVREGWGDSLPTRFAIIGMGRFGGHELGYGSDADVLFVHEPRDGVDEQEAGQAANKVVSEMRRLLQIPSADPPLLIDADLRPEGKSGPLVRTLKSYEAYYRRWSLTWESHALLRAEPVAGDEDLGRRFIELIDPLRYRADGLDDEAVREIRRLKARMESERLPRGADPKLHAKLGPGGLSDVEWTVQLLQLRHGSAEPGLRTTRTREALAAARTAGLITEEDAATLDEAWVLATRVRNAVMLVRGRAGDTFPTEPRELAAVGRYLGYGPGHAGDMLDAYRRTARRARGVVEELFYGAAER; translated from the coding sequence ATGACGGCGGCGCCGGGGCGCAGGAGCAGTACCTTCACACGGCTGCTGCGGCACGGCTTCACCGACGCCACCGCCGCCGAACGGCTCCTGGACAGCGCCGAGCTCGTGCTCCTGCGCGACGACCCGGTGCTGCTGGAAGCGCTGGGCGGGACCGCCGACCCCGATCTCGCGCTGCTCGGCCTCGTCCGGCTGCTGGAGGCCCAGCCGAACCCCGGCGCCCGCCGGGAACTGCTCGACACGCTGATCGCGGCCAAGCCGCTGCGCGACCGCCTGCTCGGCGTGCTCGGCGCCTCCACCGCCCTCGCCGACCACCTCACCCGGCACCCGGGCGACTGGCAGGCGCTCGTCATGTACGAGGCGTACGACCTCCACCCCGGGGTGGAGGAGTTCGAGGCCGGCCTCGCGGAGGCCGACGACCCGGTCTCCCTGCGCGTCGCCTACCGGCGCTGCCTGCTGTCCATCGCCGCCCGGGACGTGTGCGGCACCACCGGCGTCGCCGAGTCCGCGGCCGAGCTGGCCGACCTCGCCACCGCCACCCTGCGCGCCGCCCTCGGCATCGCGGAGGCCGCGGCCCCCGAGGACGCGGCCCTGTGCAGGCTCGCCGTCGTCGCGATGGGCAAGTGCGGCGGCCACGAGCTGAACTACGTCTCCGACGTGGACGTCATCTTCGTCGGGGAGGCGATCGAGGGGGCCGACGAGACCAAGGCCGTGCGGGCCGCGACCCGGCTCGCCTCGCACATGATGCGGATCTGCTCGGAGACCACGGTCGAGGGCTCCATCTGGCCCGTGGACGCCAACCTCCGGCCCGAGGGCAGGAACGGCCCGCTCGTACGGACCCTCTCCAGCCACCTCGCCTACTACCAGCGCTGGGCCAAGACCTGGGAGTTCCAGGCGCTGCTCAAGGCCCGCCCGGTGGCCGGCGACCTCGACCTCGGAGAGGAGTACGTCGCCGCCGTCCAGCCCCTGGTGTGGAAGGCCGCCGAGCGCGAGAACTTCGTCCCCGACGTGCAGAAGATGCGCCGCCGGGTCGTGGAGAACATCCCCCTCGCCGAGGTCGACCGCCAGCTGAAGCTCGGCCCGGGCGGCCTCAGGGACGTCGAGTTCGCCGTGCAGCTGCTCCAGCTGGTGCACGGCCGGACCGACACCTCCCTGCGCAGCGGAACCACCCTCGACGCCCTCAAGGCCCTCGCCGCCGGCGGCTATGTCGGCCGCGCGGATGCCGCCAAGCTCGACGAGGCCTACCGCTTCCTGCGCTCCATGGAGCACCGGATCCAGCTCTTCCGGCTGCGCCGGACCCACCTCGTCCCCGAGGAAGAGGCCGAGCTGCGCCGCATCGGCCGCTCCCTCGGCCTGCGCGCCGACCCGGTCGCCGACCTGCACCGCGAGTGGCGGCGGCACGCCACCGTCGTACGCCGGCTGCACGAGAAGCTGTTCTACCGGCCGCTGCTCGACGCGGTCGCCCAGCTCGCTCCCGGAGAGGCCCGGCTCCGGCCCGAGGCGGCCCGGGAGCGCATGGTCGCCCTGGGCTACGCCGACCCGGCCTCCGCCCTGCGGCATCTGGAGGCGCTGGCCTCCGGCGTCACCCGCAAGGCCGCCATCCAGCGCACCCTGCTGCCCGTCCTGCTGGGCTGGTTCGCCGACTCCGCCGACCCGGACGCGGGCCTGCTCAACTTCCGCAAGGTGTCGGACGCGCTCGGCAAGACGCCCTGGTACCTGCGACTGCTGCGGGACGAGGGCGCCGCCGCGCAGAACCTCGCCCGGGTGCTGTCCGCCGGGCGGCTCGCGCCCGACCTGCTGATGCGCGCCCCGGAGGCGGTGGCGCTGCTCGGCGACGGGGACGGCGGCGGTCTGGAGCCCCGCTCCCGCACCCATCTGGAGCAGGAGATACTCGCCGCCGTGAAACGGGCCGACGGGTCCGCCCAGGCGGTCACCGCGGCACGCGGGGTGCGGCGCCGCGAGCTGTTCCGTACGGCCGCCGTCGACATCGTCGGCTCCTACGGCACCGAGGAGCAGCCCGCCGAGGCCGACCAGGGCGCGCTGGTGGACCGGGTCGGCGGCGCGGTGTCGGACCTGACGGCGGCGACGCTCGCCGGCACGCTCAGGGCCGTCGTGCGGGAGGGCTGGGGCGACAGTCTGCCCACCCGGTTCGCGATCATCGGCATGGGCCGTTTCGGCGGGCACGAGCTGGGCTACGGCTCCGACGCGGACGTGCTGTTCGTGCACGAGCCGCGGGACGGCGTCGACGAGCAGGAGGCCGGGCAGGCCGCCAACAAGGTCGTCTCCGAGATGCGCCGCCTGCTCCAGATCCCCAGCGCCGACCCGCCCCTGCTCATCGACGCCGATCTGCGCCCCGAGGGCAAGTCCGGGCCGCTCGTGCGGACCCTCAAGTCGTACGAGGCGTACTACCGCCGGTGGTCCCTGACCTGGGAGTCGCACGCGCTGCTGCGGGCCGAGCCCGTCGCCGGGGACGAGGACCTGGGGCGCCGGTTCATCGAGCTGATCGACCCGCTGCGCTACCGGGCGGACGGGCTCGACGACGAGGCCGTCCGCGAGATCCGGCGGCTCAAGGCCCGGATGGAGTCCGAGCGGCTGCCGCGCGGCGCCGACCCCAAACTCCACGCCAAGCTGGGCCCCGGCGGTCTCTCCGACGTGGAGTGGACCGTGCAGCTGCTGCAACTGCGGCACGGCTCGGCGGAGCCGGGCCTGCGCACCACCCGCACCCGTGAGGCCCTGGCCGCCGCCCGCACGGCCGGGCTCATCACGGAGGAGGACGCCGCGACCCTGGACGAGGCCTGGGTCCTCGCGACCCGCGTCCGCAACGCGGTGATGCTGGTCCGAGGCCGGGCCGGCGACACGTTCCCCACCGAGCCCCGGGAACTGGCCGCCGTCGGCCGCTACCTGGGCTACGGCCCCGGCCACGCGGGCGACATGCTCGACGCCTACCGCCGCACGGCGCGCAGGGCACGGGGCGTGGTGGAGGAACTCTTCTACGGGGCGGCGGAGCGCTAG